The following proteins are co-located in the Macaca thibetana thibetana isolate TM-01 chromosome 6, ASM2454274v1, whole genome shotgun sequence genome:
- the IGIP gene encoding IgA-inducing protein homolog yields the protein MCSYYHMKKRSVSGCNITIFAVMFSHLSAGNSPCGNQANVLCISRLEFVQYQS from the coding sequence atgtgcagttatTATCACATGAAGAAACGCAGTGTGTCGGGCTGTAATATTACCATATTTGCTGTCATGTTCTCCCATCTAAGTGCTGGGAATTCACCATGTGGAAACCAAGCAAACGTGTTGTGCATCAGCCGGCTTGAGTTTGTTCAATATCAAAGCTGA